ATGGCCGCGTCTTCGTGCCCTGAACGAAGCGCTCTCGATCTAAGAATCGGCGTAGTTTACCGCAGCGTTTGTTGCAGCGCAGCATTCGCGTCGGGCTGCACCCTGAGATTGTCGATCAGACGCGCTTGGCCAAGATAGGCGGCGGCGAGGATCACCAGATCTCGGTCGGCCTGCGTGGCCGGGCGCAGGTCGTGCGTCGCGCGGACTCGGACATAGTCTGGGGCTAAACCGGCCTCGCGCAAAGCGTCCTCGGCCTCGCGCTCAACCGACGCGGCAGCAGTCCCTGCCAGCAAGGATTGCCGAGCCGCCGTCAACACCCGCCGCAGTGCCGGGGCGCGCGCCCGCTCCGACGGGGAAAGGTAGCCGTTGCGCGAGCTCATGGCGAGACCGTCGGGCTCGCGTACCGTCGGCACGCCGACGATCTCCACCGGCATGGCCAGATCCTCGACCATCCGCCGGATCACCAAGAGCTGCTGAAAATCCTTCTCGCCGAACAGTGCGACATCGGGCTGTACCATATTGAAGAGCTTGCACACCACGGTCGCCACGCCGCGAAAATGTCCGGGGCGGCTCTCGCCGCAGAGGACATCGGAGAGCCCCGGCACCTCCACGCGCGTCTGCGCCTCGCTGCCGCGCGGGTAGACGGTCGCAACATTCGGGGCAAACACGAGGTCGCAACCCGCCGCCTCGAGCAGCTCCCGATCGCGTGCCAAGGTCCGCGGATAGGCGTCCAAATCCTCGGCAGGACCGAACTGCATGGGGTTGACGAAGATGCTTGCGACCACGCGCGGCGCGCGCGCGCGGGCCTCCGCGATCAAGGTCAGATGCCCGGCATGTAGATTGCCCATGGTCGGGACGAAGGCGACGCGCTCGCCCGCCCCACGCCAGGCCCTGACCTGCTCACGGAGGTCTTCCAGCGTTTCGATTGTTTTCATTGCCCTTTTCCGCTACCGCGGCCAACAGTGCCTGTTCGGCTTGAATTCGGCATCGCTCCGGCGTCAATACGGTGTCTCGTCACGACCGGGGAACTCATGCGCCTTGACCGCTCGGACATAGGCCGCGACGGCATCCCCGATCGAACCCTGCCCGGTCATGAAATTTCGACTGAAGCTCGGCGGACGACCCGGATTGAGCCCCAGCATGTCGTAGAGCACGAGCACCTGGCCATCGCATCCTGCCCCGGCGCCGATCCCGATGACCGGAATGGCCAGGGTCAAGGCGATCTCGGAGGCCAAAGCCGCAGGAACGCACTCCAAGACCAAGAGGCTCGCACCGGCCTCCTGCATGGTGATGGCATCGTGCCGGATCGCCTCCGCCGAGGCATGGTCCCGGCCCTGGAAACGATACCCGCCGATGCGGTGCACAGACTGCGGCAGAAGTCCCAAATGGGCGCACACGGGGACACCTTGCTCGGTGAGGCGCCGGACCGTTTCCAGCATCGGCGCCCCGCCCTCGAGCTTGACGACCTCCGCCCCGCCCTCCTGCATCAGCCGCCCGGCCGCGTCGATCGCGCGCTCGGGCGTCGCGTAGGCGAGAAAGGGCAGATCCACGACAAGCAGTGCCCGCCCCCGTCCGCGCGAGACACAGGCCGCGTGATAGACCATCTGCTCGAGGGTGACCGGCACGGTCGTGCGGTGCCCCTGAAGGACCATCCCGAGAGAATCCCCGACCAGCATCAGATCGACACCTGCCGTCTCGAGCAGGCGTGCGAAGCTGGCGTCGTAACAGGTAAGAGAAGCGATACGCTCGCCCTTCGCCTTCATACCGGCGAGGGTGGCGACCGAGATCGGCGCGAGAGACATGGTTGACTCCGAGGGTCAGGCTCGATATGAGCGAGGATAGTGGCCGAGATCGAGCAACGCTACCCCGCGCTCGATCAGGTCTAGGTTGGCGAATCAGCCACCGCTGTCCACAACGCCCGTCGCCCCCGTCCCCGGACCTGCGCCATCTCCCGTCTTGCGCCGCCGCGGACGACGCCGCCGCCGTTTGGCACCCCCTTCGGTCATGGTCGCGCGCTCCTGCCCGCTCGCCTCTTGGAAGCGCGTCCACCAGGCCGCCAGCTCCGGGTCCGCCTCGCCGGCCTCCGCTCGCAGGACTAGGAAGTCATACGCAGCCCGGAACCGCGGATGCGTCACCAGGCGCTGCGGACGCTTGCCGTCACGCTGCTCGAGGCGAGGCTGCATCGACCAGATCTCGCGCATCGGCAGCGAGAATCGCTTCGGGATCGCAACGAGGGATTGCTGCTGCGAACAGATCTCGCTCGCCGCCAGGAACATCGCCTCGTTGGCGGCCTCCCCGCCGGCCAGATACTCCTCGAAACGTCGGCGGACCGGCTCCCAGAGAAGCACGCCGAACAGGAAGGCCGGCGTGACGGACTTGTCCTCGTGCAGTCGCTTGTCGGTATTGGCCAAACCGCGACTGACGAAGGTGAGCGGAAACCCATGGTCTTCCCGCGCCAAGCAGTCCTCGGTTGCCGGGAACAACTCCCCGAAGAGCCCGTACTGGCGCAGCTTCTCGAAGACGCCGAGGCCATACCCCGAATGAAAGAGCTTGATCAGCTCGTCGAAGAGTCGCGCCGGGGCGATGTCGGCAAGCAGATGGGCGAGCTCGAACAACGGCTGCTCGGTCTGCTGTTCGATCGTAAACCCCAGCTTGCAGGCAAAGCGCACCGCCCGGAGCATCCGCACCGGATCCTCGCGATAGCGCTGCTCCGGATCCCCGATCAGACGCAGCCGACCGGCCTTGATGTCCTCGAGCCCGTCGGCGTAATCGATGAGCGAAAAATCGGCGATGTTGTAATAGAGTGCATTGACCGTGAAATCCCGGCGCAAGGCGTCCTCGGCAATGGTGCCGTAGGTGTTGTCTCGGAGGATCCGACCGTTCTCCATCTGCCGGTCGTTTTCGTCGCCCTCCGAGGTCGTGGTCCCTCGGAAGGTCGCCACCTCGATGATTTCACGCCCGAAATGGACATGGGCCAGGCGAAAACGCCGCCCGATCAGACGACAGTTGCGAAAGACCTGCCGGACCTCTTCGGGCGTCGCATCGGTCGCCACGTCGAAATCCTTCGGCTCGTGGCCGAGCAAAAGGTCACGCACGCCGCCGCCGACCAAATGGGCTTGGAAATTCTCTTGTTTTAGACGGTAGAGCACCTTGAGTGCGTTCTCGCTGATGTTCGCGCGCGAGATCCCGTGCTCGGGCCGAGGCACGATCAAAGGGGTCGCCGCGATCGCGTCCGAGCTCGTGTTTTGGAAAGGTTCCTGCATCACCTTTTCGGAGGAATTCCTGATCGCTGAGGGCCGCACCCACAAAGGCGACACCCGGTGCCGAGCACGACGGGGCGCGGGAATGCGGCCGTTGGTAAGAGCCGTTGGTAAGAGAAAGGTCACAGCCGGCTTGTAGAGCGCCGTGATGCGCGTATAATACGCGTTTCCACGCCGCAGTACCTGCTCCCTTCGTCTAGCGGTTAGGACGCTGGCCTCTCACGCCGGTAACAGGGGTTCGAACCCCCTAGGGAGCGCCAATCGCAAGCCAATGATCTAAAAGCCCATTCTGACTCGATCATGGCGCCCGCCTCGGGTGCAAAAGCATCTTTACCGTATTTCTGCACGGTCCTCGTCACGCTCGCGCCGATGGCAGTCGCCCGTCGACTCGTCGAACGCTGGCGGGGGAAGTGCATCCGGTCAGGCTCGGCTCTTCCATCCCGGACGACGGGACCGGCTGCAGGCTCCCGGAGAGCGACAGCCTTCCGCTCGAACATCCGCGAGCCGCCACCTTCGGCGTGCAATGCCGGGCCGTTCCGGCATTGCAGAACCGCCGACGCCGGCCAACTACATCGGAAACCCACCCGGAGGCATGCCGCCCGGCGGGAAGCCCCCGCCCGGCGGAAAACCGCCGGGCATGCGCCCCTGCATGGAGCGCATCATCTTGGCCATGCCGCCACCCTTCATCTTCTTGAACACCTTCTGCATCTGAGCGAACTGCTTGAGCAGCCGGTTCACGTCCTGCACCTCGGTGCCTGATCCCGCAGCAATGCGACGCTTTCGCGAACCCTTGATCACGGCCGGAAAACGGCGCTCCTGCGGCGTCATCGAGTTGATGATGGCGATCAGCTTGCCCATCTCCTTGTCGCTGGCCTTGTTCTTGACATGCTCGGGGATCTGCCCCATGCCCGGGAGCTTGTCCATGAGGCTCATCATGCCGCCCATGTTCGCCATCTGATCGAGCTGCTCCTTGAAATCGGCGAGGTCGAACTCCTTGCCCTTCTTGAGCTTTTTGACCAGCTTCTCGGCCTTGTCCTTGTCGACCTTGGACTGGACCTCCTCGACCAAGGACACCACGTCGCCCATCCCCAAGATGCGCGAGGCAACACGATCCGGATAAAAGGGCTCGAGTGCCGTGGTCTTCTCGCCGGTGCCGAGGAACTTGATCGGCTTGCCGGTGATGTGGCGGATCGAGAGGGCCGCACCGCCGCGGGCATCGCCGTCGGTCTTGGTGAGCACCACGCCGGTGAGCGGCAGTGCCTCGTCGAAGGCCTTTGCCGTATTGGCTGCATCCTGACCCGTCATGGCATCCACGACGAAGAGGGTCTCGATCGGCTTCAACGCAGCATGGACCGCCTTGATCTCGTCCATCATGGCCGAGTCGACATGCAGCCGGCCGGCGGTGTCGACGATCAGGACATCCTTGAAGTGCTTGCGCGCCGCATCGAGTGCGCGCTTGGCGATATCGATCGGGTTTTGATCGGGCGTGCTCGGATAGAATTCGGCTCCGACCTCGGTCGCGACCGTCTTCAACTGCTCGATGGCGGCGGGGCGGTAGACGTCGCAGCTCACGACCATCACCGTCTTACCCTGCTTCTCCTGCAGCCAGCGCGCGAGCTTGGCAACACTGGTCGTCTTGCCCGAGCCCTGCAGGCCCGCCATCAGCACCACGGCCGGCGGCTGGGCGGTCAGATCCAATTGCTCGTTGGCCTGCCCCATCAGCTTGACCAGCTCGTCGTTGACGATCTTGATCATCACCTGACCCGGCGTCAGACTCCGGGTCACGGTCTCGCCGAGCGCCTTCTCGCGCACATCCTCGACGAACTGTCGCACCACCGGGAGTGCAACGTCGGCCTCCAGGAGCGCCATGCGCACCTGACGGACGGTTTCCTTGATGTTCTCTTCGGTCAGTCGACCCTGACCGCGCAGATTGTTCAGGACATCGCCGAAACGATCCTGGAGATTCTCAAACATAGGATGGACCTCGATCCTCGTCGGGCCACGATGCCCGCACGGATATTCGATCTGAATTAGGCCGGCGTCGGCCCGGCCTGTCGCGAAAGTTCCGAGTATAATGCCCGCCACCGGCAGGCGATACGACAAGGCCCCGTCTCGACGACGTCAGGTTTGCGCTAGCCCCGTGGGCGACCCCACTTCAACCGCGTCCAGAGCGAGATGCTGACTTTCGAGTGAGTTCGACGTTTGGTGCATCCACAACATTTAGCGGGGACGCGGTTTAACATGCTATTTTTAATAGTTTAAACCGCGCCGGCTCCAACGGTCGTCAAGTCTGCCGGGGCCGATCCCATCCGAAAACAACGCATACCGCGCCGGGCGCGGTTTAGGCCGATCGGTTTCCATCTATGACCCATACCCTCATCGCCATCGTCGCCATCCTCTGCTACTCGGCTGCCGCCGCTTTGATCGGCATACGCTTGTTCCGCAAGACCGATGGCTGGACACCGCAGCGCCCGCTGATGCTCGGGCTGATGTTCGTCGGCCTGATGCTGCACAGCTGGCTGCTCTGGGACAGCATCTTCAGCCACGCCGGCCTGAATCTCGGGTTCTACAACGCGCTGGCGCTGACCACCTGGACCATCATCACACTGCTGCTGGTGTCGAGCTTGACCAAACCGGTCGAGAATCTCGGTCTGCTGCTGCTGCCGGCCGCAGCACTGAGCCTGGCGTTGGAGGCGTCGTTCGCCGATGTCGACTTCATGCGCCCGACTGCGGATTGGCCCCTGAAGATCCATGTCCTGCTCTCGATGCTCGCCTACAGCCTCCTGACCCTCGCCGCGGTGCAGGCGGTTCTGCTGGCCGTGCAGGACAGCCATCTGCGCAGCCGCCATCCGGGCGGTTTCGTGCGAACCCTGCCACCCCTTCAGACGATGGAAAGCCTGCTCTTCGAGATGATCACGGCGGGATTCGTGCTGCTCACGCTGGCCCTGCTGAGCGGTTTCGCCTTCCTCGAAAACATGCTGGCACAGCACCTGGTGCATAAGACGGTGCTTTCGGTCCTCGCGTGGCTGATGTTCGGCGGACTTCTGATCGGACGCTTCCGCAAGGGCTGGCGCGGCCGCACCGCCATCGGCTGGACGCTCGGGGGATTCGTCGTCCTGATCCTGGCCTACTTCGGCAGCAAGGCCGTCCTGGAGTTGGTGCTGCAACGCGCCGGTTAGGAACGGTTCAGAAACAATCGAAACACGTCGGATGGGTAGAGCGAAGCGAAACCCCTCAACGCGGTGGTTTGGAGGATGGGTTTCGCCGACGCTCTACCCATCCTACGCATTCCACAAGGTGCTCACCTTGTTTCCGAATCCTCACTTAGGCCGCAAGGCACGATAGCGCATCAGATCCTCGGGACGATCCAGATCCCACAGAACCGGAAGCTCCGGACATCGCCACCCCAGCGATGCGATGCGTCGCCGTGTGATCGCGGCGACGCGCTCCCCGCCCCACGGCATATCCGTGAACAACTCCGGCGCCGAGGCATTGAGCCCGAGCAACACGTAGCCGCCGTCCTCGGCCGGACCCAGAACCGCGTCGGATTCCGCAAGGGCCGCCAACGCCGAGGCGCAGTAGGCGGCATCGAGTTCCGGGATATCCGCACCGACCAGCAGCACCGTCTCTGCACGACCCAGCGCATCCTCCGCCGCCCTGCTCAGGCGCTCTCCGAGGTCATCGCCCCGCTGCGTGCGCAGCGCAACGCCGACCGATTCGGCGAGGGCTCGAAAGAGTGAATGCTCGGGGTCGGGGGAGCACCAGAGCTCCACCGGGGCGAGTCGAGCGTCCGAGAGCCTCCGAACCAGGCGCTCGAGAAGATCGCACGCAAGCTCGGCAGCGCCCGCAGGCCCCAGCGTCGGAATCAGGCGGGTCTTCACCAGCCCCGGGATCGGCGCCTTGGCGAAGATCAGGATTCGGGCATTCGGATAGCGCACCGACCCGCCCTCGATCCGACCCGGACCGCTCACCTCAGGCCAAGGCCCCGCCGCAGCTACTGCCCTGCCCCGCCGTACAACCATAGCAGTGCTCGGCGGTGCGGATGCGCGAACCCTCGAGCACATCGTGACCGAGGGAGGAGATATGGAGCCGCCGCGCGTCCCGCTCGAGCGCTAAACCAAGCATCTGATTGAAGTCGCAATCAAAGACAAAGCCCTGCCAATCCACGCTGATCAGATCGCGACACATGACGGCGTCGAGATTCTCCGCGCGATAGGCGCCCTTCAGAAGGGTCATATAGTCGGCGAACTGTCCGGTCGACTGGAGCAGACTGCCGAAGCGCTTGATCGGCATGTTCGTGATCGTCAACAACCGACTGAAGACGATGCCGTAACGCTCGCCGAGAGCGGCCCGGTAATCGGCCTCCAAAGCGCATTGTGCGGGCGGCAAGGTCGGACCCTGCGGGTTGTACACCAGGTCCAGCTCGAGACCGCTGCCCTCGACGCCGTAGCCCAGCCGATTGAGCTGCCGCAGACCTGCAATACTGGCCGCAAACACGCCGCTGCCGCGTTGAGTGTCGACGTTCTCCTCCAAATAACAGGGCAAGGACGCGATAATGCGAACGCCCTGCTCCGCCAAGAAAGCACCGAGATCCTCATGGCCCGGCTCCGAGAGGATCGTCAGGTTGCAGCGATCGATCACCTCCGCGCCACGACGACGCCCCTCGCGCGCCAGACGACGAAACTCCGGGTGCATCTCGGGCGCGCCACCGGTGATATCGAGCGTGCGCACCGGCTGCCGATCCAGGAATGCAAGCACCGCCTCGACCGTCTCCTCGCTCATCGACTCGGAGCGCTTAGGCCCCGCATCGACGTGACAGTGAATACAGCTCTGATTACAGCGATAGCCCAGATTGATCTGAAGGGTCTGTAGGCGACGCCGGTCGATCGCGGGAAAGTCGGACGGGAAGAGCAACGGCAGGGAATCCAGCATGCGCACTCCGGGGTGATCGTGGGGAAGGTTTGCAGGACTTGTTTCGAGACGCTGCCACGGTGCACAATGCGCCGTCGGCAACGCTTAGCCCCTGAACAGAGTCGGGGCAGATCTTCGCCGAAACAATCAGACACACGGGGCCGTAGCTCAGCTGGGAGAGCGCCGCGTTCGCAATGCGGAGGTCAGGGGTTCGATCCCCCTCGGCTCCACCACCGACACGAAAGCCAGGCTCCGGCCTGGCTTTTTTTTGCCTTTATCGCCACCGCCGACAGACCTTTTACACGGCTCACCGGCCAGAGCCCGCGCACCGTCGACAAGAGGATCACCGCTCCGACCGAGCTGGGTCTGGTGCGAGGCATGAAGCGCGAGCGCATACACGAAGACACCGCCTACCTGGAACTGCAGCACAGGGAAGACGCGCAATGACGAATCCGGAACGCCACCGATGCCCCTGACCCTGCCCCAACTGGAGCGCCACCTGTTCAAGGCCGCCGACATCCTGCGCGGCAAGATGGACGCCTCCGAGTTCAAGGAATACATCTTCGGGATGCTGTTCCTCAAACGCTGCTCCGACGTGTTCGAGCAGCGCCGGGAGGAGGTGATCGCCGAGCGGATGGACGCCGGCGAATCGCGGGCGCAGGCCGAGACGTCGGCGGAGTTGGATCGCTGGTACAC
The sequence above is drawn from the Thiocapsa rosea genome and encodes:
- the panC gene encoding pantoate--beta-alanine ligase, producing the protein MKTIETLEDLREQVRAWRGAGERVAFVPTMGNLHAGHLTLIAEARARAPRVVASIFVNPMQFGPAEDLDAYPRTLARDRELLEAAGCDLVFAPNVATVYPRGSEAQTRVEVPGLSDVLCGESRPGHFRGVATVVCKLFNMVQPDVALFGEKDFQQLLVIRRMVEDLAMPVEIVGVPTVREPDGLAMSSRNGYLSPSERARAPALRRVLTAARQSLLAGTAAASVEREAEDALREAGLAPDYVRVRATHDLRPATQADRDLVILAAAYLGQARLIDNLRVQPDANAALQQTLR
- the panB gene encoding 3-methyl-2-oxobutanoate hydroxymethyltransferase translates to MSLAPISVATLAGMKAKGERIASLTCYDASFARLLETAGVDLMLVGDSLGMVLQGHRTTVPVTLEQMVYHAACVSRGRGRALLVVDLPFLAYATPERAIDAAGRLMQEGGAEVVKLEGGAPMLETVRRLTEQGVPVCAHLGLLPQSVHRIGGYRFQGRDHASAEAIRHDAITMQEAGASLLVLECVPAALASEIALTLAIPVIGIGAGAGCDGQVLVLYDMLGLNPGRPPSFSRNFMTGQGSIGDAVAAYVRAVKAHEFPGRDETPY
- the pcnB gene encoding polynucleotide adenylyltransferase PcnB yields the protein MQEPFQNTSSDAIAATPLIVPRPEHGISRANISENALKVLYRLKQENFQAHLVGGGVRDLLLGHEPKDFDVATDATPEEVRQVFRNCRLIGRRFRLAHVHFGREIIEVATFRGTTTSEGDENDRQMENGRILRDNTYGTIAEDALRRDFTVNALYYNIADFSLIDYADGLEDIKAGRLRLIGDPEQRYREDPVRMLRAVRFACKLGFTIEQQTEQPLFELAHLLADIAPARLFDELIKLFHSGYGLGVFEKLRQYGLFGELFPATEDCLAREDHGFPLTFVSRGLANTDKRLHEDKSVTPAFLFGVLLWEPVRRRFEEYLAGGEAANEAMFLAASEICSQQQSLVAIPKRFSLPMREIWSMQPRLEQRDGKRPQRLVTHPRFRAAYDFLVLRAEAGEADPELAAWWTRFQEASGQERATMTEGGAKRRRRRPRRRKTGDGAGPGTGATGVVDSGG
- the ffh gene encoding signal recognition particle protein, with translation MFENLQDRFGDVLNNLRGQGRLTEENIKETVRQVRMALLEADVALPVVRQFVEDVREKALGETVTRSLTPGQVMIKIVNDELVKLMGQANEQLDLTAQPPAVVLMAGLQGSGKTTSVAKLARWLQEKQGKTVMVVSCDVYRPAAIEQLKTVATEVGAEFYPSTPDQNPIDIAKRALDAARKHFKDVLIVDTAGRLHVDSAMMDEIKAVHAALKPIETLFVVDAMTGQDAANTAKAFDEALPLTGVVLTKTDGDARGGAALSIRHITGKPIKFLGTGEKTTALEPFYPDRVASRILGMGDVVSLVEEVQSKVDKDKAEKLVKKLKKGKEFDLADFKEQLDQMANMGGMMSLMDKLPGMGQIPEHVKNKASDKEMGKLIAIINSMTPQERRFPAVIKGSRKRRIAAGSGTEVQDVNRLLKQFAQMQKVFKKMKGGGMAKMMRSMQGRMPGGFPPGGGFPPGGMPPGGFPM
- a CDS encoding cytochrome C assembly family protein — its product is MTHTLIAIVAILCYSAAAALIGIRLFRKTDGWTPQRPLMLGLMFVGLMLHSWLLWDSIFSHAGLNLGFYNALALTTWTIITLLLVSSLTKPVENLGLLLLPAAALSLALEASFADVDFMRPTADWPLKIHVLLSMLAYSLLTLAAVQAVLLAVQDSHLRSRHPGGFVRTLPPLQTMESLLFEMITAGFVLLTLALLSGFAFLENMLAQHLVHKTVLSVLAWLMFGGLLIGRFRKGWRGRTAIGWTLGGFVVLILAYFGSKAVLELVLQRAG
- a CDS encoding TIGR04282 family arsenosugar biosynthesis glycosyltransferase, with the protein product MSGPGRIEGGSVRYPNARILIFAKAPIPGLVKTRLIPTLGPAGAAELACDLLERLVRRLSDARLAPVELWCSPDPEHSLFRALAESVGVALRTQRGDDLGERLSRAAEDALGRAETVLLVGADIPELDAAYCASALAALAESDAVLGPAEDGGYVLLGLNASAPELFTDMPWGGERVAAITRRRIASLGWRCPELPVLWDLDRPEDLMRYRALRPK
- the arsS gene encoding arsenosugar biosynthesis radical SAM (seleno)protein ArsS (Some members of this family are selenoproteins.), giving the protein MLDSLPLLFPSDFPAIDRRRLQTLQINLGYRCNQSCIHCHVDAGPKRSESMSEETVEAVLAFLDRQPVRTLDITGGAPEMHPEFRRLAREGRRRGAEVIDRCNLTILSEPGHEDLGAFLAEQGVRIIASLPCYLEENVDTQRGSGVFAASIAGLRQLNRLGYGVEGSGLELDLVYNPQGPTLPPAQCALEADYRAALGERYGIVFSRLLTITNMPIKRFGSLLQSTGQFADYMTLLKGAYRAENLDAVMCRDLISVDWQGFVFDCDFNQMLGLALERDARRLHISSLGHDVLEGSRIRTAEHCYGCTAGQGSSCGGALA